From a single Micromonospora sp. WMMD1102 genomic region:
- a CDS encoding IclR family transcriptional regulator, with translation MSGVGVLDKAVVILAACVDGASLAELVDRTKLPRATAHRLAQALEIHRMLVRDTQGRWRPGPRLGELANAAPDVLLTAAEPLLSALRDATGESAQLYLRRADERICVAAAERASGLRDTVPVGSVLPMTAGSAAQILLAWEPPEAVMPLLPRCKFTGRTLAEVRRRGWAQSVAEREAGVASVSSPIRDRTGRVIAAISISGPIERLGRRPGDRHAMAVVRAGQRLSGL, from the coding sequence ATGAGCGGTGTCGGCGTTCTCGACAAGGCGGTGGTCATCCTGGCCGCCTGCGTCGACGGCGCCAGCCTGGCCGAACTCGTCGATCGCACCAAGCTGCCCCGGGCCACCGCACACCGGTTGGCCCAGGCCCTGGAGATCCATCGAATGCTGGTCCGGGACACCCAGGGACGCTGGCGCCCCGGGCCACGCCTGGGCGAGCTGGCGAACGCCGCGCCCGACGTGCTGCTGACCGCGGCCGAGCCACTGCTCTCGGCGCTCCGGGACGCCACCGGCGAGAGTGCCCAACTCTATCTGCGCCGGGCCGACGAGCGGATCTGCGTGGCCGCCGCCGAGCGGGCCAGCGGGCTGCGCGACACGGTGCCGGTCGGCTCGGTGCTGCCGATGACCGCCGGTTCCGCCGCGCAGATCCTGCTGGCCTGGGAACCGCCGGAGGCGGTCATGCCACTGCTGCCCCGCTGCAAGTTCACCGGCCGCACCCTGGCCGAGGTACGCCGCCGGGGTTGGGCGCAGAGCGTCGCCGAGCGGGAGGCCGGGGTGGCGAGCGTCTCCTCGCCGATCCGGGACCGGACCGGTCGGGTGATCGCCGCGATCAGCATCTCCGGGCCGATCGAGCGGCTCGGCCGGCGCCCCGGCGACCGGCACGCGATGGCGGTGGTCCGGGCCGGTCAGCGGCTGAGCGGCCTGTAG
- a CDS encoding TetR/AcrR family transcriptional regulator → MDTRTRILHAAAALLARSPEADVSTRAVCEAAGVGAPVLYRQFGDKEGLLAAVVDFGFEQYLAGKRAAVPSDDPVRDLRDGWDNHVAFALENPNFYRLMYSPGLSTPPAAAAEAHHLLLGVLERCAAAGRLRISPQLAAQMVMPANAGVALLLITRPSLYPDVTQVATRVREAIVGAIVTPEPAAGPEPAAGPGGGIAVVAANLGALLRAAPDSPLSPAETGLLLEWLTRLADRPGTA, encoded by the coding sequence GTGGATACGAGAACACGGATACTGCACGCTGCGGCGGCGTTGCTGGCCCGCTCCCCGGAGGCGGACGTCTCCACCCGGGCGGTCTGCGAGGCGGCCGGGGTGGGCGCACCCGTGCTCTACCGGCAGTTCGGGGACAAGGAGGGCCTGCTGGCCGCGGTGGTCGACTTCGGCTTCGAGCAGTACCTGGCCGGCAAGCGGGCGGCCGTCCCCTCCGACGACCCGGTCCGCGACCTCCGGGACGGCTGGGACAACCACGTCGCCTTCGCGCTGGAGAACCCGAACTTCTACCGCCTGATGTACTCGCCCGGCCTCTCCACCCCGCCGGCCGCCGCCGCCGAGGCGCACCACCTGCTGCTCGGTGTACTCGAACGCTGCGCCGCCGCCGGACGACTCCGGATCAGTCCACAGCTAGCGGCCCAGATGGTGATGCCGGCGAACGCCGGTGTCGCCCTGCTGCTGATCACCCGGCCCAGCCTCTACCCCGACGTCACCCAGGTGGCGACCCGGGTCCGCGAGGCGATCGTCGGCGCCATCGTCACTCCGGAGCCGGCCGCCGGCCCGGAACCGGCCGCCGGGCCGGGCGGCGGGATCGCGGTGGTCGCCGCGAATCTCGGCGCGCTGCTGCGGGCGGCGCCGGACAGTCCACTCTCACCGGCCGAAACCGGCCTGCTGCTGGAGTGGCTGACCCGGCTCGCCGACCGACCCGGCACCGCCTGA
- a CDS encoding fumarylacetoacetate hydrolase family protein, with protein MRIARFAHAKGMSFGVVEGDPEAGPEGLTVAEIEGHPFGEIRFTTARWALADVRLLSPILPSKVVCVGRNYVEHATELGNDVPAEPLLFLKPSTSVIGPRDAIRLPAQSKQVEHEAELAVVIGPPGARRADRAAAARAVFGYTCANDVTARDLQRSDGQWTRAKGFDSFCPLGPWISTGLDVGDVEVRCEVGRGADEMEVRQLGRTKDMVFDVPTLVSYISHVMTLLPGDVVLTGTPAGVSPIVDGDTVTVRVGGIGELSNPVVALD; from the coding sequence GTGCGTATCGCTCGTTTCGCTCATGCAAAGGGAATGTCGTTCGGCGTGGTCGAGGGTGACCCGGAGGCCGGTCCCGAGGGCCTGACGGTGGCCGAGATCGAGGGCCACCCGTTCGGCGAGATCCGGTTCACCACCGCGCGCTGGGCGCTGGCGGACGTCCGGCTGCTCTCGCCGATCCTGCCCAGCAAGGTGGTGTGTGTCGGACGCAACTACGTCGAGCACGCCACCGAACTCGGCAACGACGTACCGGCCGAGCCGCTGCTCTTCCTCAAGCCGTCGACCTCGGTGATCGGCCCCCGGGACGCGATCCGGCTGCCGGCCCAGTCCAAGCAGGTCGAGCACGAGGCCGAGCTGGCCGTGGTGATAGGACCGCCCGGTGCCCGCCGGGCCGACCGTGCCGCCGCCGCCCGTGCGGTTTTCGGCTACACCTGCGCCAACGACGTGACCGCGCGGGACCTGCAGCGCTCGGACGGCCAGTGGACCCGGGCCAAGGGCTTCGACTCGTTCTGCCCGCTCGGACCGTGGATCTCCACCGGCCTCGACGTCGGCGACGTCGAGGTCCGCTGCGAGGTGGGTCGCGGCGCCGACGAGATGGAGGTACGCCAGCTGGGCCGGACCAAGGACATGGTCTTCGACGTTCCGACCCTGGTGTCCTATATCTCGCACGTGATGACGCTGCTGCCCGGTGACGTGGTGCTGACCGGCACCCCGGCGGGGGTTAGTCCGATCGTCGACGGGGATACCGTCACGGTCCGCGTCGGCGGCATCGGCGAGCTGTCGAACCCGGTGGTGGCGCTCGACTGA
- the arfB gene encoding alternative ribosome rescue aminoacyl-tRNA hydrolase ArfB, producing MAPLTIRPGLVIPEAELTWRFSRSSGPGGQGVNTTDSRAELSFDVANSTALPERLRVRALDRLAGRLVDGVLTVSASEHRAQLRNREAAQARLAALLADAVAPPPPPRRATKPSRGAKERRLAEKKRRGQLKQSRRRDDAD from the coding sequence ATGGCACCCCTGACCATCCGGCCCGGCCTCGTCATCCCGGAGGCGGAACTGACCTGGCGGTTCTCCCGGTCCAGCGGTCCGGGTGGGCAGGGCGTGAACACCACCGACTCCCGGGCCGAACTCTCCTTCGACGTGGCGAACTCGACGGCGTTGCCGGAGCGGCTGCGGGTGCGGGCGCTGGACCGGTTGGCCGGCCGGCTCGTCGACGGCGTGCTGACGGTGTCGGCGTCGGAGCACCGCGCCCAGTTGCGCAACCGGGAGGCCGCGCAGGCCCGGCTCGCCGCGCTGCTGGCCGACGCGGTCGCGCCGCCACCGCCGCCGAGACGGGCGACGAAGCCGAGTCGCGGTGCCAAGGAGCGCCGGCTCGCCGAGAAGAAGCGCCGCGGCCAGCTCAAGCAGTCGCGCCGCCGCGACGACGCGGACTGA
- a CDS encoding IS5 family transposase (programmed frameshift), with protein sequence MVSDELWAEIEPLLPRRPPRRARYPGRKPLNDRTVLCGILFVLYTAISWEFLPRELGFGSGMTCWRRLRDWNDAGVWQRLHEVLLAKLRAAGQLDMSRAVIDGSHIRALKGGPKTGPSPVDRRKPGSKHHVITDAGGIPLAASLTGGNRHDVTQLVPLVEAIPPLKGIRGRPRQRPDTLYGDRGYDFDKYRRELRARGITPVIARRGTSHGSALGTRRWVVEQTIALLHWFRRLRIRWEMRDDIHEAFLTLACAIICWRRLQHSKS encoded by the exons ATCGTCTCGGACGAGTTGTGGGCCGAGATCGAGCCGTTGCTGCCGCGTCGTCCGCCACGGCGGGCCCGGTATCCCGGCCGTAAGCCCCTCAATGACCGCACCGTGCTCTGCGGCATCCTGTTCGTGCTCTACACCGCGATCTCGTGGGAGTTCCTGCCCAGGGAGTTGGGGTTCGGGTCGGGAATGACCTGCTGGCGCAGGCTACGGGACTGGAACGACGCCGGCGTCTGGCAACGCCTGCACGAGGTCCTCCTGGCCAAACTACGGGCCGCCGGCCAACTCGACATGTCGCGGGCGGTGATCGACGGCTCTCATATACGGGCGCTCAAGGGCGGCC CCAAAACCGGACCGAGCCCGGTCGACCGCCGCAAGCCAGGCTCGAAACACCACGTCATCACCGACGCGGGCGGCATCCCCCTCGCCGCGAGTCTGACCGGCGGCAACCGGCACGACGTCACCCAACTGGTACCCCTGGTCGAGGCGATCCCACCGCTGAAGGGCATCCGCGGTCGCCCCCGACAACGACCCGACACGCTGTACGGCGACCGTGGCTACGACTTCGACAAGTACCGCCGGGAACTACGTGCCAGGGGCATCACCCCGGTCATCGCCAGGCGCGGTACCTCACACGGCTCAGCACTCGGCACCCGCCGCTGGGTCGTCGAGCAGACCATCGCGCTGCTTCACTGGTTCCGCCGCCTACGCATCCGCTGGGAAATGCGCGACGACATCCACGAAGCCTTCCTCACCCTCGCCTGCGCCATCATCTGCTGGCGCCGCCTCCAACACTCAAAGAGTTAG
- a CDS encoding IS4 family transposase, translated as MVQSVIRRVVRVAAGRFAPGHLGELTQQVPFEMVDAALAQTRCLQRRVRDLPSRVVVYLLLAGCLFAESGYRQVWQRLVAGLEGLPVAQPSEAALTKARQRVGPQPLRALFDLLRGPAASMAGPVRWRGLLVCAIDGTTLFVADSAANLTRYSKQRGGRTGGSSYPMLRLVTIMACGTRSVMDAVFGPITSGETTYAKDLLARLPADTLLLADRNFTAGHLLNLVTGRQAHLLVRAKTGRGGPKLPVLHRCRDGSYRSVFGGQRVRVIDAEISIKTKAGTVTGVYRLITTLLDTDTYPATAILRLYHERWEIETAYLEIKSSILGGRVLRARTPTGVDQEIHALLVTYQILRTAMTDATNSEPGTDPDRASFTTALNTARDQVINAAGVIADTIIDLVGKIGRLVLDDLLPERRLRVNARTVKRAISKYNARGPNIDRRTYQATISLTILAGPALTTSPDP; from the coding sequence TTGGTTCAGTCTGTCATTAGACGTGTGGTGCGGGTCGCGGCAGGCCGGTTCGCGCCGGGTCATCTGGGTGAGCTGACTCAGCAGGTGCCGTTCGAGATGGTCGATGCTGCGCTGGCTCAGACCCGCTGTCTTCAGCGGCGGGTGCGGGATCTGCCGTCGCGGGTGGTGGTGTATCTGCTGCTCGCGGGCTGTTTGTTCGCCGAGTCGGGGTACCGGCAGGTGTGGCAGCGTCTGGTCGCCGGTCTTGAGGGGTTGCCGGTTGCGCAGCCGAGCGAGGCCGCGTTGACCAAGGCCCGCCAGCGGGTCGGCCCGCAACCGTTACGGGCGTTGTTCGACCTGCTTCGCGGGCCGGCGGCCAGCATGGCCGGGCCGGTGCGCTGGCGGGGGCTGCTGGTCTGCGCGATCGACGGCACCACGTTGTTCGTGGCTGACAGCGCGGCGAACCTGACCCGATACAGCAAACAGCGTGGAGGCCGTACCGGCGGGTCGAGCTATCCGATGCTGCGGCTGGTCACGATCATGGCCTGTGGCACCCGGTCGGTGATGGACGCGGTGTTCGGGCCGATCACCTCCGGTGAGACCACCTACGCCAAGGACCTGCTCGCTCGGCTACCGGCGGACACGCTGTTGCTGGCCGACCGCAACTTCACCGCCGGGCATCTGCTCAACCTCGTGACCGGCCGTCAGGCGCATCTGCTGGTCCGGGCCAAGACCGGCCGCGGCGGCCCTAAACTGCCCGTGCTCCATCGCTGCCGGGATGGCTCTTACCGGTCGGTGTTCGGTGGCCAGCGGGTACGGGTCATCGACGCCGAGATCAGCATCAAGACCAAGGCCGGCACGGTCACCGGTGTCTACCGGCTGATCACCACCCTGCTCGACACGGACACCTACCCGGCCACGGCGATCCTGCGGCTGTATCACGAGCGGTGGGAAATCGAGACCGCCTACCTGGAGATCAAGTCGAGCATCCTCGGCGGCCGGGTGCTGCGGGCACGGACCCCGACCGGCGTCGATCAGGAGATCCACGCACTGTTGGTCACCTACCAGATCCTACGCACCGCGATGACTGATGCCACCAACAGCGAGCCGGGCACAGACCCGGACCGGGCCAGCTTCACCACCGCCCTCAACACCGCCCGTGACCAGGTCATCAACGCCGCCGGTGTCATCGCCGACACCATCATCGACCTGGTCGGCAAGATCGGCCGCCTCGTCCTCGACGACCTCCTGCCCGAACGCCGGCTCCGCGTCAACGCCCGCACCGTCAAACGAGCGATCTCCAAGTACAACGCCCGCGGCCCGAACATCGACCGGCGCACCTACCAGGCCACCATCAGCCTCACCATCCTCGCCGGGCCCGCCTTGACGACCAGCCCAGACCCTTAA
- a CDS encoding 3-methyladenine DNA glycosylase: MTAALARTVVLDAALWRRRRAAHERRVDEWLAPHLARRGTGIRHPVEDFLFTYYSHRPAQLRRWHPGAGVLLRGADPAEFGRDYRAGNGGLTLDTEAVRRRRGDSVDWIRTLLSRTARRPGQFGCFGMHEWAMVYRQTRTEVRHDAWPLRLDPEQTARVVEENRIRCSHFDAYRFFTPPARPLNLLAPSRETQHDNEQPGCLHANMDLYKWAYKLSPLVPSELVADAFALAREIRALDMRASPYDLAALGYPPVRVETPAGRAEYAAAQRGLAERAAPLRARLIAALAAAVPG; the protein is encoded by the coding sequence GTGACCGCCGCCCTCGCCCGTACCGTCGTGCTCGACGCGGCGCTGTGGCGGCGACGGCGGGCGGCCCACGAGCGGCGGGTGGACGAGTGGCTGGCGCCGCACCTCGCCCGGCGCGGCACCGGCATCCGGCACCCGGTGGAGGACTTCCTCTTCACCTACTACTCGCACCGGCCGGCGCAGTTGCGCCGCTGGCATCCGGGGGCCGGTGTGCTGCTCCGGGGTGCCGATCCGGCCGAGTTCGGCCGCGACTACCGGGCCGGGAACGGCGGCCTCACCCTCGACACCGAGGCGGTACGTCGGCGCCGGGGCGACTCGGTCGACTGGATCCGCACCCTGCTGAGCCGTACCGCGCGGCGACCCGGCCAGTTCGGCTGCTTCGGGATGCACGAGTGGGCGATGGTCTACCGGCAGACCCGGACGGAGGTGCGGCACGACGCCTGGCCGCTGCGGCTGGATCCCGAGCAGACCGCCCGGGTGGTGGAGGAGAACAGGATCCGGTGCAGCCACTTCGACGCGTACCGGTTCTTCACCCCGCCGGCCCGGCCGCTGAACCTGCTCGCCCCGAGCCGCGAGACCCAGCACGACAACGAGCAGCCGGGCTGCCTGCACGCCAACATGGATCTCTACAAGTGGGCGTACAAGCTCTCCCCGCTGGTGCCGAGTGAACTGGTCGCCGACGCGTTCGCGCTGGCCCGGGAGATCCGCGCCCTGGACATGCGGGCCAGCCCGTACGACCTGGCCGCGCTCGGCTACCCGCCGGTCCGGGTGGAGACCCCGGCGGGCCGGGCCGAGTACGCCGCCGCCCAGCGCGGTCTTGCCGAGCGGGCCGCGCCGCTGCGGGCCCGGCTGATCGCCGCGCTGGCCGCCGCCGTACCCGGCTGA
- the leuC gene encoding 3-isopropylmalate dehydratase large subunit has product MVGVTPEPSSPRTLAEKVWDAHVVRSADGEPDLLYIDLHLLHEVTSPQAFDGLRLADRRVRRPDLTLATEDHNTPTGYDDPSFRSRRGDLLTIADPTSRTQIETLRRNCAEFGLRLHPLGDDNQGIVHVIGPQLGLTQPGLTIVCGDSHTATHGAFGALAFGIGTSEVEHVLATQTLPQNRPKTMAVTVTGELGPGVTAKDLVLALIAQVGTGGGRGHIVEYRGEAISRLSMEGRMTIANMSIEWGAKAGMIAPDETTFAYLKGRPNAPQGADWDAAVEYWRTLPTDEGATFDSEVVLDAGRISPFVTWGTNPGQGTALDAAVPDPEEFVTDAEQTAARRALEYMDLKPGTRLRDVPVDVVFVGSCTNGRLEDLRAAADVLRGHQVADGVRMLVVPGSAAVREAAEQEGLDKVFTAAGAEWRFAGCSMCLGMNPDTLKPGQRSASTSNRNFEGRQGRGGRTHLVSPPVAAATAVVGRLAAPADL; this is encoded by the coding sequence ATGGTGGGAGTCACTCCGGAGCCGTCCTCGCCCAGGACCCTGGCCGAGAAGGTCTGGGATGCTCACGTGGTGCGATCCGCTGACGGTGAGCCGGATCTGCTCTATATCGACCTGCACCTGCTGCACGAGGTGACCAGCCCGCAGGCCTTCGACGGGCTGCGGCTGGCGGATCGCCGGGTCCGCCGGCCCGATCTCACGCTCGCGACCGAGGACCACAACACCCCGACCGGCTACGACGACCCGTCGTTCCGGTCCCGGCGCGGTGACCTGCTTACCATCGCCGACCCGACCTCGCGGACCCAGATCGAGACGCTGCGCCGCAACTGCGCCGAGTTCGGCCTCCGGCTGCATCCGCTCGGCGACGACAACCAGGGCATCGTGCACGTGATCGGGCCGCAGCTCGGGCTCACCCAGCCGGGCCTGACCATCGTGTGCGGCGACTCACACACCGCCACCCACGGCGCGTTCGGCGCGCTGGCCTTCGGGATCGGCACCAGCGAGGTCGAGCACGTCCTCGCCACCCAGACCCTGCCGCAGAACCGCCCGAAGACCATGGCGGTGACCGTGACCGGCGAGCTGGGGCCGGGGGTCACCGCCAAGGACCTGGTGCTGGCGCTGATCGCCCAGGTCGGCACCGGCGGCGGGCGCGGTCACATCGTGGAGTACCGGGGCGAGGCGATCAGCCGGCTCTCCATGGAAGGCCGGATGACCATCGCCAACATGTCGATCGAGTGGGGCGCCAAGGCCGGGATGATCGCACCGGACGAGACCACCTTCGCCTACCTGAAGGGGCGGCCGAACGCCCCGCAGGGCGCCGACTGGGACGCCGCCGTCGAATACTGGCGGACCCTCCCCACCGACGAGGGTGCGACCTTCGACAGCGAGGTGGTGCTGGACGCCGGCCGGATCAGCCCGTTCGTCACCTGGGGCACCAACCCCGGTCAGGGCACCGCGCTGGACGCCGCCGTTCCGGACCCGGAGGAGTTCGTCACCGACGCCGAGCAGACCGCCGCCCGGCGCGCGCTGGAGTACATGGACCTCAAGCCGGGGACCCGGCTGCGGGACGTACCGGTGGACGTGGTCTTCGTCGGCTCCTGCACCAACGGCCGGCTGGAGGACCTCCGGGCCGCCGCCGACGTGCTGCGCGGGCACCAGGTCGCCGACGGGGTACGCATGCTCGTCGTACCGGGCTCGGCGGCGGTCCGCGAGGCGGCCGAGCAGGAGGGGCTGGACAAGGTCTTCACCGCGGCCGGCGCCGAGTGGCGGTTCGCCGGCTGCTCGATGTGCCTGGGCATGAACCCGGACACCCTCAAGCCGGGCCAGCGCTCGGCCTCGACCTCCAACCGTAACTTCGAGGGCCGGCAGGGCCGGGGCGGGCGTACCCACCTGGTCTCGCCACCGGTCGCCGCCGCCACCGCCGTGGTGGGCCGACTGGCCGCGCCGGCCGACCTGTGA
- a CDS encoding aminotransferase class V-fold PLP-dependent enzyme gives MDLDQARQLWKPEPGWLNTASYGLPPEPAWEALQAALADWRTGRTSWEGWDASTTRSRAAFARLVGVPVEDVTVGATVSQLLAPVGAALPAGATVLVPEVEFTSNLFPWLVHTDRGVRVRTVPLDRLAESVDADTDLVAFSLVQSADGTVARYDEILAAAEAHDALTVVDATQGCGWLPFQAGRADVVAVGAYKWLMAPRGAAFGFLSPRVRDRFTPLAANWYAGSDPHASYYGPPLRLADDARRFDLSPAWFCFVGAAPALELLVEVGLPAVREHNVGLANRFLAGLGQPHRDSAIVTVDVPGAAEKLAAAGVRAAVRAGRVRASFHLYSTGHDVDLALTALTS, from the coding sequence GTGGATCTCGACCAGGCGCGGCAGTTGTGGAAACCGGAGCCGGGCTGGCTGAACACCGCCAGCTACGGCCTGCCGCCGGAGCCGGCCTGGGAAGCGCTCCAGGCCGCCCTCGCCGACTGGCGCACCGGGCGTACCTCCTGGGAGGGCTGGGACGCGTCGACCACCCGGTCCCGGGCCGCCTTCGCCCGGCTGGTCGGAGTACCCGTCGAGGACGTGACAGTCGGAGCGACCGTCTCCCAGCTGCTCGCCCCGGTCGGCGCCGCACTTCCGGCCGGCGCCACCGTGCTGGTGCCGGAGGTGGAGTTCACCTCCAACCTCTTCCCCTGGCTGGTGCACACCGACCGTGGCGTCCGGGTCCGGACCGTGCCGCTCGACCGGCTCGCCGAGTCGGTCGACGCCGACACCGACCTGGTCGCCTTCAGCCTGGTGCAGTCGGCGGACGGCACCGTCGCCCGGTACGACGAGATCCTGGCCGCCGCCGAGGCGCACGACGCACTGACCGTGGTCGACGCCACCCAGGGCTGCGGCTGGCTGCCGTTCCAGGCGGGCCGGGCCGACGTGGTGGCGGTCGGGGCGTACAAGTGGCTGATGGCACCGCGCGGCGCGGCCTTCGGTTTCCTCAGCCCCCGGGTCCGGGACCGGTTCACCCCGCTGGCCGCCAACTGGTACGCCGGCTCCGACCCGCACGCCTCCTACTACGGACCGCCGCTGCGGCTGGCCGACGACGCCCGCCGATTCGACCTCTCGCCGGCCTGGTTCTGCTTCGTGGGCGCTGCCCCGGCCCTGGAACTCCTGGTCGAGGTGGGCCTGCCGGCGGTCCGGGAACACAACGTCGGGCTGGCCAACCGGTTCCTGGCCGGCCTCGGCCAGCCGCACCGGGACAGCGCGATCGTCACCGTCGACGTCCCCGGTGCGGCGGAGAAGCTGGCCGCGGCCGGGGTCCGGGCGGCGGTCCGGGCCGGTCGGGTACGCGCCTCGTTCCACCTCTACTCGACCGGGCACGACGTCGACCTGGCCCTCACCGCCCTGACCTCCTGA
- a CDS encoding SDR family oxidoreductase: protein MSTPNTPDLPATPTGRTAVVTGGSRGIGRRVVTRLAADGFAVLVGYAGNQTEAEAAVAEVETAGGRAIAVRADVADEQAVGVLFDTAERTFGGVDAVVHAAGRMPLAPLAELDLADLDDLHRTNIRGTFVVDQQAVRRLRPGGALVNFSSSVVGLAFPNYSAYAASKGAVEAMTMVLAREMRGRDVTVNAVAPGPTATDLFLRANDEQRVAKLAAQVPLERLGTPDDIAEVVAFLVSPAGRWVNGQVLRANGGIV from the coding sequence GTGTCCACCCCGAACACTCCGGACCTCCCCGCCACCCCGACCGGCCGTACCGCGGTGGTCACCGGCGGCTCGCGCGGCATCGGCCGCCGGGTGGTCACCCGGCTCGCCGCCGACGGCTTCGCCGTGCTGGTCGGCTACGCCGGCAACCAGACCGAGGCCGAGGCCGCGGTCGCCGAGGTCGAAACGGCCGGCGGCCGGGCGATCGCGGTACGCGCCGACGTGGCCGACGAGCAGGCCGTCGGCGTACTCTTCGACACCGCCGAGCGGACCTTCGGCGGCGTCGACGCGGTCGTGCACGCCGCCGGCCGGATGCCGCTGGCGCCACTGGCCGAGCTCGACCTGGCCGACCTGGACGACCTGCACCGGACCAACATCCGGGGCACCTTCGTCGTCGACCAGCAGGCGGTACGCCGGCTCCGACCCGGCGGCGCACTCGTCAACTTCTCCTCCTCGGTCGTCGGCCTCGCCTTCCCGAACTACAGCGCCTACGCGGCCAGCAAGGGCGCGGTCGAGGCGATGACGATGGTGCTGGCCCGGGAGATGCGCGGCCGGGACGTCACAGTCAACGCCGTCGCGCCCGGACCGACCGCCACCGACCTGTTCCTGCGCGCCAACGACGAGCAGCGGGTCGCCAAGCTCGCCGCGCAGGTCCCGCTGGAGCGGCTCGGCACTCCCGACGACATCGCCGAGGTGGTGGCCTTCCTGGTCAGCCCGGCCGGACGCTGGGTCAACGGCCAGGTGCTGCGCGCCAACGGCGGAATCGTCTGA
- the leuD gene encoding 3-isopropylmalate dehydratase small subunit gives MDKFTVHTGTAVPLRRSNVDTDQIIPAVYLKRVTRTGFADGLFSAWREDPAFVLNDSSYSGASILVAGPEFGTGSSREHAVWALRDWGFKSVIAPRFGDIFRGNALKEGLLPVELELKAVEALWELVESDPTARITVDLTAREVRAGEDTWSFPMDDFSRWRLIEGLDDIGLTLRHEADIAAYEARRSSFRPVVA, from the coding sequence ATGGACAAGTTCACCGTGCACACCGGTACGGCGGTCCCGCTGCGCCGGTCCAACGTGGATACCGATCAGATCATCCCCGCCGTGTACCTCAAGCGGGTGACCCGGACCGGCTTTGCCGACGGCCTCTTCAGCGCCTGGCGGGAAGATCCGGCATTCGTTCTCAACGATTCCTCATATTCCGGGGCATCGATTCTCGTCGCCGGCCCCGAGTTCGGCACCGGCTCCTCCCGCGAGCACGCGGTGTGGGCGTTGCGCGACTGGGGGTTCAAGTCCGTCATCGCCCCCCGCTTCGGGGACATCTTCCGGGGGAACGCGCTCAAGGAAGGGCTCCTGCCGGTCGAGCTTGAATTGAAGGCTGTCGAGGCATTGTGGGAGTTGGTCGAGTCCGACCCGACGGCCCGGATCACGGTCGACCTGACCGCCCGGGAGGTCCGGGCCGGGGAGGACACCTGGTCCTTCCCGATGGACGACTTCAGCCGGTGGCGGCTGATCGAGGGTTTGGACGACATTGGACTCACCCTCCGGCACGAGGCGGACATCGCGGCGTACGAGGCCCGGCGATCCTCCTTCCGGCCCGTGGTGGCATAG
- a CDS encoding HU family DNA-binding protein yields the protein MNKAELIEALAARLGDRKTATSALDAVLAEVQAAVTKGDRVAITGFGVFEKRVRGARTARNPRTGESVKVKKTSVPAFRPGAGFKEMVASGKAPKNTVAAKKTATASTAKSTTAKKTTTKKAAPAKTTATKAAAKKTAPAKKTGGTKATTAKKTTTAKKTTAAKKSTAAKKTATKSTATKSTAAKKASTAKKAPAKKAAKR from the coding sequence GTGAACAAGGCCGAGCTCATCGAGGCTCTCGCCGCTCGTCTGGGAGACCGGAAGACGGCGACGTCGGCGCTCGACGCGGTCCTCGCGGAGGTCCAGGCGGCGGTCACCAAGGGAGACCGGGTGGCCATCACCGGGTTCGGGGTGTTCGAAAAGCGCGTGCGCGGTGCTCGAACAGCCCGCAACCCTCGGACCGGCGAATCGGTGAAGGTGAAGAAGACATCGGTTCCGGCCTTCCGGCCGGGCGCCGGGTTCAAGGAGATGGTGGCCAGCGGCAAGGCCCCGAAGAACACCGTGGCGGCGAAGAAGACCGCGACGGCGTCGACGGCCAAGTCGACCACCGCCAAGAAGACGACGACCAAGAAGGCGGCGCCCGCCAAGACGACCGCCACCAAGGCGGCGGCGAAGAAGACGGCTCCGGCGAAGAAGACCGGCGGCACCAAGGCCACCACGGCCAAGAAGACGACCACGGCCAAGAAGACCACGGCGGCCAAGAAGAGCACGGCGGCCAAGAAGACGGCGACCAAGAGCACGGCAACCAAGAGCACGGCGGCCAAGAAGGCCAGCACGGCCAAGAAGGCGCCGGCCAAGAAGGCTGCCAAGCGCTGA